In Amia ocellicauda isolate fAmiCal2 chromosome 5, fAmiCal2.hap1, whole genome shotgun sequence, a genomic segment contains:
- the cept1b gene encoding choline/ethanolaminephosphotransferase 1 isoform X2, with the protein MSGHRAGRIRTRDADRPLDLACRPTPGLSGGGVGGGTGCILSKLIQLPAPPLSRHQLKRLEEHRYSSAGRSLLEPIMQRYWEWLVARVPAWIAPNLITVVGLVTNILTTLVLVYYCPTATEQAPLWAYLACAVGLFVYQSLDAIDGKQARRTNSSSPLGELFDHGCDSLSTVFVVLGTCIAVQLGTNPDWMFFCCFAGMFMFYCAHWQTYVSGTLRFGIFDITELQICIILVQMFTATVGPGSWNLRIPVIKIEMKIIPAICTVVGAIFSCTNYFRVIFTGGVGKNGSTIAGTSVLSPFLHIGSVITLAIMIYKKSAVQLFEKHPCLYILAFGFVSAKITNKLVVAHMTKSEMYLHDLAFLGPGLLFLDQYFNSFIDEYLVLWIALVFSFFDLVRYCVSVCNQIASHLHICVFKIKPPPTVSNQQGHNHH; encoded by the exons ATGAGCGGGCACCGGGCAGGGAGGATCCGCACCAGGGATGCCGACCGGCCGCTGGACTTGGCATGCCGGCCGACCCCCGGGCTGAGCGGGGGCGGCGTGGGGGGCGGCACCGGGTGTATCCTGAGCAAGCTGATCCAGCTGCCCGCACCACCCCTATCCCGGCACCAGCTGAAGCGCCTGGAGGAGCACCGGTACAGCAGCGCAGGCCGCTCCCTGCTGGAGCCCATCATGCAGAGGTACTGGGAGTGGCTGGTGGCCCGCGTGCCCGCCTGGATCGCTCCCAATCTCATCACCGTTGTCGGCCTGGTCACCAACATCCTTACCACCTTGGTGCTGGTGTACTACTGCCCCACTGCCACTGAGCAG gcacCTTTGTGGGCATACCTGGCGTGTGCCGTAGGTCTGTTTGTCTACCAGTCTCTGGACGCGATAGATGGAAAGCAGGCGAGACGAACCAACAGCAGCTCTCCCCTGGGGGAGCTGTTCGACCACGGCTGCGACTCCCTCTCCACAG tgttcgTGGTCCTGGGGACGTGCATCGCAGTGCAGCTGGGCACCAACCCAGACTGGATGTTCTTCTGCTGTTTCGCCGGGATGTTCATGTTCTACTGCGCCCACTGGCAGACCTACGTTTCAGGCACCCTGCGCTTCGGCAT ATTTGATATTACAGAGTTACAGATCTGCATAATATTAGTACAGATGTTCACAGCCACCGTGGGCCCGGGGTCCTGGAATCTGAGG ATCCCAGTGATAAAAATCGAAATGAAAATCATTCCTGCTATCTGTACTGTAGTGGGGGCTATTTTCTCCTGTACAAACTACTTCCGAGTCATCTTCACAGGAGGCGTGGGGAAAAACGGATCCACAATAGCG GGAACCAGTGTCCTGTCACCTTTCTTGCACATAGGATCAGTTATAACACTGGCAATAATGATCTATAAGAAGTCTGCAGTCCAGCTCTTTGAAAAGCATCCCTGCCTGTATATCCTGGCCTTTGGCTTCGTATCGGCCAAAATTACCAACAAGCTAGTG GTGGCACATATGACAAAAAGTGAAATGTATCTTCATGACCTGGCCTTCTTGGGCCCTGGGCTGCTATTCCTGGACCAGTACTTCAACAGCTTCATTGATGAGTATCTGGTCCTTTGGATTGCTCTG GTCTTCTCTTTCTTTGATCTCGTCCGTTACTGCGTCAGTGTTTGCAACCAGATTGCGTCTCATCTTCATATTTGTGTCTTCAAAATCAAGCCGCCCCCCACAGTCTCCAATCAGCAAGGGCACAACCACCACTAA
- the LOC136750501 gene encoding synaptonemal complex protein 3, which produces MAARKSSDKKKNVPSRARQDKAGFGLTERQIAAYSFEEEDPQEEEAPLKGRKRAAVAEAEPADTPINGGDVTSMLVGFGADISKALHAKRKRLEGYTKSSVKSSNLKIEQIWKSQQNERNKLNEDYRKQFSTVFNQWEGDVQKTKDQEEKLANLFRQQQKLFQQMRAAQGQRLKTIRQLMEQFMKSLEELENSHSAEHSTVQNELRKEMAIFQKKILMDTQKQEMASVRNSLQSMLM; this is translated from the exons ATGGCGGCACGTAAATCCTCCgataaaaagaaaaacgtgCCCAGCAGAGCTCGCCAGGACAAGGCGGGCTTCGGCCTGACGGAGCGCCAGATCGCCGCCTACAGCTTCGAGGAGGAGGATCCGCAAG AAGAGGAAGCCCCCCTCAAAGGGCGAAAAAGAGCGGCTGTGGCGGAGGCAGAGCCCGCAGACACTCCCATTAATGG AGGAGATGTGACTTCCATGCTTGTGGGATTTGGAG CTGATATAAGCAAAGCCCTCCATGCCAAAAGGAAACGCCTGGAAGGATACACCAAATCTTCTGTGAAATCAAGTAACCTAAAAATTGAGCAGATCTGGAAATCACAGCAGAATGAGAG GAATAAACTGAACGAGGACTACAGAAAGCAGTTCTCAACTGTCTTTAATCAGTGGGAAGGCGATGTCCAGAAGACTAAGGATCAGGAGGAAAAACTTGCG AACCTGTTCCGGCAGCAGCAGAAATTGTTTCAGCAAATGAGAGCCGCTCAAGGACAGAGACTGAAGACCATCAGGCAGCTCATGGAGCAGTTCATGAAG AGCTTGGAAGAGCTGGAGAACAGCCACTCGGCCGAGCACAGTACCGTCCAGAACGAGCTTCGCAAGGAAATGGCCATCTTCCAGAAAAAGATCTTGATGGACACT CAAAAGCAAGAGATGGCCTCCGTGCGCAACTCTCTGCAGTCCATGCTGATGTGA
- the cept1b gene encoding choline/ethanolaminephosphotransferase 1 isoform X1, which produces MSGHRAGRIRTRDADRPLDLACRPTPGLSGGGVGGGTGCILSKLIQLPAPPLSRHQLKRLEEHRYSSAGRSLLEPIMQRYWEWLVARVPAWIAPNLITVVGLVTNILTTLVLVYYCPTATEQAPLWAYLACAVGLFVYQSLDAIDGKQARRTNSSSPLGELFDHGCDSLSTVFVVLGTCIAVQLGTNPDWMFFCCFAGMFMFYCAHWQTYVSGTLRFGIIDVTEVQIFIIIMYLLAAIGGSAFWQSPIPVIKIEMKIIPAICTVVGAIFSCTNYFRVIFTGGVGKNGSTIAGTSVLSPFLHIGSVITLAIMIYKKSAVQLFEKHPCLYILAFGFVSAKITNKLVVAHMTKSEMYLHDLAFLGPGLLFLDQYFNSFIDEYLVLWIALVFSFFDLVRYCVSVCNQIASHLHICVFKIKPPPTVSNQQGHNHH; this is translated from the exons ATGAGCGGGCACCGGGCAGGGAGGATCCGCACCAGGGATGCCGACCGGCCGCTGGACTTGGCATGCCGGCCGACCCCCGGGCTGAGCGGGGGCGGCGTGGGGGGCGGCACCGGGTGTATCCTGAGCAAGCTGATCCAGCTGCCCGCACCACCCCTATCCCGGCACCAGCTGAAGCGCCTGGAGGAGCACCGGTACAGCAGCGCAGGCCGCTCCCTGCTGGAGCCCATCATGCAGAGGTACTGGGAGTGGCTGGTGGCCCGCGTGCCCGCCTGGATCGCTCCCAATCTCATCACCGTTGTCGGCCTGGTCACCAACATCCTTACCACCTTGGTGCTGGTGTACTACTGCCCCACTGCCACTGAGCAG gcacCTTTGTGGGCATACCTGGCGTGTGCCGTAGGTCTGTTTGTCTACCAGTCTCTGGACGCGATAGATGGAAAGCAGGCGAGACGAACCAACAGCAGCTCTCCCCTGGGGGAGCTGTTCGACCACGGCTGCGACTCCCTCTCCACAG tgttcgTGGTCCTGGGGACGTGCATCGCAGTGCAGCTGGGCACCAACCCAGACTGGATGTTCTTCTGCTGTTTCGCCGGGATGTTCATGTTCTACTGCGCCCACTGGCAGACCTACGTTTCAGGCACCCTGCGCTTCGGCAT AATTGATGTGACTGAAGTTCAAATCTTCATAATAATCATGTATTTGCTGGCAGCGATTGGAGGATCCGCTTTTTGGCAATCTCCG ATCCCAGTGATAAAAATCGAAATGAAAATCATTCCTGCTATCTGTACTGTAGTGGGGGCTATTTTCTCCTGTACAAACTACTTCCGAGTCATCTTCACAGGAGGCGTGGGGAAAAACGGATCCACAATAGCG GGAACCAGTGTCCTGTCACCTTTCTTGCACATAGGATCAGTTATAACACTGGCAATAATGATCTATAAGAAGTCTGCAGTCCAGCTCTTTGAAAAGCATCCCTGCCTGTATATCCTGGCCTTTGGCTTCGTATCGGCCAAAATTACCAACAAGCTAGTG GTGGCACATATGACAAAAAGTGAAATGTATCTTCATGACCTGGCCTTCTTGGGCCCTGGGCTGCTATTCCTGGACCAGTACTTCAACAGCTTCATTGATGAGTATCTGGTCCTTTGGATTGCTCTG GTCTTCTCTTTCTTTGATCTCGTCCGTTACTGCGTCAGTGTTTGCAACCAGATTGCGTCTCATCTTCATATTTGTGTCTTCAAAATCAAGCCGCCCCCCACAGTCTCCAATCAGCAAGGGCACAACCACCACTAA